Proteins co-encoded in one Azospirillum brasilense genomic window:
- a CDS encoding sensor histidine kinase has product MRGNDSDITGQNGMDKDAVSGLGARSPLGDDVERLRCENFELRSLLARCHADLMEAKLAASRNRDTLPLNAEAMMRRLGRQLTATAEALAQANAARRESSRQVQEMARVLADRNETIRRKDLLNREIDHRIKNSLQDIISLLRIQAHRENHPEVLAFAKVACARLDSLAAAHELLHAGSSLDQLDISVYLTRVCGCLSQAMGVDGQHRTLVLEAEPVTLRCEAAQALGLVVNELVTNAFRHAFSPGMPGTVWVQLSCQSGNALLTVADDGCGLPVNTSVGDGGGFGFQLVRLMAGQVGARMTVASKGGVRITLSLPLADRTRT; this is encoded by the coding sequence ATGAGAGGCAACGACAGCGATATCACGGGTCAGAATGGCATGGACAAGGATGCCGTGTCCGGCCTTGGCGCCAGGTCTCCCCTTGGAGACGATGTGGAGCGGCTCCGGTGCGAGAACTTCGAACTGCGAAGCCTGCTCGCACGCTGCCATGCTGACCTGATGGAAGCTAAACTGGCGGCGAGCCGCAACAGGGACACGTTGCCACTCAATGCCGAAGCCATGATGCGCCGGCTTGGGCGGCAGCTGACGGCCACCGCCGAGGCGCTTGCCCAAGCCAACGCCGCCCGCCGGGAGTCGAGCCGACAGGTTCAGGAGATGGCCCGGGTCCTGGCGGATCGGAACGAGACGATCCGGCGCAAGGATCTGCTCAACCGGGAGATCGATCACCGGATCAAGAACAGCCTTCAGGACATCATCTCCCTTCTGCGCATCCAGGCGCATCGTGAGAACCACCCTGAGGTTCTTGCCTTTGCCAAGGTCGCTTGCGCCCGATTGGATTCTCTGGCCGCTGCCCACGAGCTTCTCCATGCCGGCAGCAGCCTGGACCAGCTCGACATCAGCGTTTACCTGACGCGCGTATGCGGTTGCCTGAGCCAGGCCATGGGGGTCGACGGCCAGCACAGGACCCTGGTTCTCGAAGCGGAGCCGGTCACCCTCCGTTGTGAGGCCGCCCAGGCGTTGGGGCTGGTGGTCAACGAGTTGGTGACCAACGCATTCCGCCATGCCTTCTCTCCAGGCATGCCGGGAACGGTGTGGGTCCAACTGTCCTGCCAGAGCGGGAACGCCTTGCTGACCGTGGCCGATGATGGCTGCGGCTTGCCCGTCAACACAAGCGTGGGGGACGGTGGTGGGTTCGGCTTCCAACTCGTCCGGCTCATGGCCGGTCAGGTCGGTGCCCGAATGACGGTGGCGAGCAAAGGAGGGGTCCGCATCACCCTTTCCCTGCCGTTGGCCGACCGCACAAGGACCTAG
- a CDS encoding extracellular solute-binding protein yields the protein MRRMAAGLLIGLIAAAVTGSAGAQTQQGMARHGMALYGEPKYGPDFRHFDYVNPDAPKGGKVTLQAIGSFDTLNPFTLRGVPAAGAALIYDTLMTGSADEPFTEYGLLAESVEMPEDRSSIAFNLRSGARWHDGKPVTAEDVVFSFTILTESHPFYRSYYGAVDKVEAEGERRVRFTFKPGDNRELPMIVGQLPVLPKHYWEGKDFQATTLEPPLGSGPYRIASFDPGRGISYERVADYWGKDLPVNVGRNNFGSMAYEYYRDASVALQAFRGGLYDFRQENVAKTWATGYDFDAVRDGKVVKEEIANEVPAGMQGFVFNTRRPVFANPKVRQAIAYAFDFEWTNQTLFYGAYKRTESYFENSPLQSRDLPQGRELAILEPLRGKIPAEVFEKTYHPPSTEGQNGLRRNLLEAKRLLDEAGTDVRNGVRVDVATGKPLDFEILLDSPTFERVTLPFIENLKRLGIRASIRTVDTTQYENRTRDFDYDMVVHVWPQSLSPGNEQTGYWGSAFADRPGSQNMAGVRSEAVDHLIGEIVRANSQEDLKAAVSALDRVLLWNHYVVPHWYSGVYRVAYWSRLKRPDTMPPYSLSFDSWWATDASSAGNGKTP from the coding sequence ATGCGCCGTATGGCCGCTGGATTGTTGATCGGGCTGATCGCCGCCGCCGTGACCGGATCGGCGGGCGCGCAGACACAGCAAGGCATGGCGCGGCACGGCATGGCTCTGTACGGCGAGCCGAAATACGGGCCGGACTTCCGGCATTTCGATTACGTCAACCCGGACGCCCCGAAGGGCGGGAAGGTGACCCTCCAGGCCATCGGTTCCTTCGACACGCTGAACCCCTTCACGCTGCGCGGTGTGCCGGCGGCGGGGGCGGCGCTGATCTACGACACGCTGATGACCGGGTCGGCGGACGAGCCCTTCACCGAATACGGCCTGCTCGCCGAAAGCGTGGAGATGCCGGAGGACCGCTCCTCCATCGCCTTCAACCTGCGCTCCGGCGCGCGGTGGCACGACGGCAAGCCGGTCACCGCCGAGGACGTGGTGTTCTCCTTCACCATCCTGACGGAGAGCCATCCCTTCTACCGTAGCTATTACGGCGCGGTGGACAAGGTCGAGGCGGAAGGGGAACGCCGTGTCCGCTTCACCTTCAAGCCGGGTGACAACCGCGAACTTCCGATGATCGTCGGCCAGTTGCCGGTGCTGCCGAAGCATTACTGGGAGGGCAAGGACTTCCAGGCGACCACGCTGGAGCCGCCGCTGGGCAGCGGCCCCTACCGCATCGCGTCCTTCGATCCGGGCCGCGGCATCAGCTATGAGCGGGTTGCCGACTATTGGGGCAAGGACCTGCCGGTGAATGTCGGTCGGAACAATTTCGGCAGCATGGCCTACGAGTATTACCGGGACGCCAGCGTCGCCCTCCAGGCCTTCCGCGGCGGGCTGTACGATTTCCGCCAGGAGAACGTCGCCAAGACCTGGGCCACCGGCTACGACTTCGACGCGGTGCGCGACGGCAAGGTGGTGAAGGAGGAGATCGCCAACGAGGTGCCGGCGGGCATGCAGGGCTTCGTCTTCAACACGCGCCGCCCGGTCTTCGCGAACCCCAAGGTGCGCCAGGCCATCGCCTACGCCTTCGACTTCGAATGGACGAACCAGACCCTGTTCTACGGGGCCTACAAGCGGACGGAGAGCTATTTCGAGAACTCGCCGCTCCAGTCCAGGGACCTGCCGCAGGGCCGCGAACTGGCGATCCTGGAGCCGCTGCGCGGGAAAATCCCCGCCGAGGTGTTCGAGAAGACCTACCATCCGCCCAGCACGGAGGGCCAGAACGGGCTGCGCCGCAACCTGCTGGAGGCCAAGCGGCTGCTCGACGAGGCGGGGACCGACGTGCGCAACGGGGTGCGGGTCGACGTCGCGACCGGCAAGCCGCTGGACTTCGAGATCCTTCTGGACAGCCCGACCTTCGAGCGGGTGACGCTGCCCTTCATCGAGAATCTGAAGCGTCTGGGCATCCGGGCCAGCATCCGCACGGTGGACACCACCCAGTACGAGAACCGCACGCGCGACTTCGATTACGACATGGTGGTTCATGTCTGGCCGCAGTCCCTGTCGCCGGGGAACGAGCAGACCGGCTATTGGGGTTCGGCCTTCGCCGACCGTCCGGGAAGCCAGAACATGGCCGGAGTGCGCAGCGAGGCGGTCGATCATCTGATCGGCGAGATCGTCCGCGCCAACAGCCAGGAGGATCTGAAGGCCGCGGTGTCGGCGCTGGACCGGGTGCTGTTGTGGAACCATTACGTGGTGCCGCACTGGTACTCCGGCGTCTACCGCGTCGCCTACTGGAGCCGGCTGAAGCGCCCCGACACCATGCCGCCCTATTCGCTCTCCTTCGACTCCTGGTGGGCGACGGACGCCTCGTCCGCCGGCAACGGCAAGACGCCGTGA
- a CDS encoding glutathione S-transferase family protein: MSAEFTVYGNVNSQPATRVVLFLSMAGVPYAYRHVDLRGGQQKSAEYLAINRFGRVPTLVHGDLSISESGVILTYLAEKTGQFGGRDEAERLRLAEWLSWLADVLLPVQRARAVRKFHGDANALPWIDAAATSGLAQFDRHLAGRTFIEGERVTIADIFAFPWIDLVEESNIDIATYPNVQAWHARMLAQPGAKRQMELMPQQDVG; the protein is encoded by the coding sequence GTGTCCGCCGAATTCACCGTCTACGGCAACGTCAATTCCCAGCCCGCCACCCGCGTCGTCCTGTTCCTGTCGATGGCCGGGGTGCCCTACGCCTACCGCCATGTCGACTTGCGCGGCGGCCAGCAGAAGTCGGCGGAGTATCTCGCCATCAACCGCTTCGGCCGGGTGCCGACCCTGGTCCACGGCGACCTCAGCATTTCCGAATCGGGAGTCATCCTGACTTATCTGGCGGAAAAGACCGGTCAGTTCGGCGGACGGGACGAGGCGGAACGGCTCAGGCTGGCCGAATGGCTGTCCTGGCTGGCCGACGTGCTGCTGCCGGTCCAGCGCGCCCGCGCGGTGCGAAAGTTCCACGGCGACGCCAACGCCCTGCCCTGGATCGACGCCGCGGCAACCAGCGGGCTTGCCCAGTTCGACCGGCATCTGGCCGGCCGGACCTTCATCGAAGGCGAGCGGGTCACCATCGCCGACATCTTCGCCTTCCCCTGGATCGACCTCGTTGAGGAGTCGAACATCGACATCGCCACCTACCCCAACGTCCAGGCGTGGCATGCCCGCATGCTGGCCCAGCCCGGCGCCAAGCGCCAGATGGAACTGATGCCGCAGCAGGACGTCGGCTGA
- a CDS encoding YqaJ viral recombinase family protein: MAITDAQRAARAGRIGSSDATRIMAGDWLSLWREKTGRSAPADLDLVAAVQIGIATEHLHPRFVEKATGLPCVPAERTWVHPEHDWMVAHPDFLTWEDGTDGGAPDTLPNTLPNTLVEAKFTGGFQTDAELAQRYHWQVQHQLVVTGLDRAMLSILRPTGHALVRVPRREADCGRLMETLDAFWWHVANDVEPGDPLPAEAPAYETRRVVDMARHNRFAALAAELVDRRAAALAVREAEAALKALMPADARIAFVAGEEPGRGLYLARDREGRLSLRYGAPPRRALDTAEPWQPATADPSPDPSLDAVLSGGWGEGRDERY; encoded by the coding sequence ATGGCGATTACGGACGCGCAGCGCGCCGCGCGGGCAGGGCGTATCGGGTCTTCCGACGCCACCCGCATCATGGCGGGCGACTGGCTGAGCCTGTGGCGGGAGAAGACGGGGCGGTCGGCGCCGGCCGATCTCGACCTCGTCGCCGCGGTGCAGATCGGCATCGCGACGGAACATCTGCACCCCCGCTTCGTGGAGAAGGCCACCGGCCTTCCCTGCGTGCCGGCGGAACGGACCTGGGTTCATCCGGAGCATGACTGGATGGTCGCCCACCCCGATTTCCTGACCTGGGAGGACGGCACGGACGGCGGCGCCCCGGACACGCTGCCAAACACGCTGCCGAACACGCTTGTGGAGGCGAAATTCACCGGTGGCTTCCAGACGGATGCGGAACTGGCCCAGCGCTACCACTGGCAGGTCCAGCATCAGCTGGTGGTCACCGGGCTGGACCGGGCCATGCTGTCCATTCTGCGCCCCACCGGCCACGCGCTCGTCCGCGTGCCGCGGCGGGAGGCGGACTGCGGGCGGCTGATGGAGACGCTGGACGCCTTCTGGTGGCACGTCGCCAACGACGTGGAGCCCGGCGATCCGCTGCCCGCGGAGGCGCCGGCCTATGAGACCCGGCGGGTGGTCGACATGGCCCGGCACAACCGTTTCGCCGCCCTGGCGGCGGAGCTGGTGGACCGCCGCGCCGCCGCCCTCGCGGTCCGCGAAGCGGAGGCCGCCTTGAAGGCGCTGATGCCCGCCGACGCGCGCATCGCCTTCGTGGCGGGGGAGGAGCCGGGCCGCGGCCTGTACCTCGCCCGCGACCGCGAGGGACGCCTGTCGCTGCGCTACGGCGCACCGCCGCGGCGGGCGCTCGACACCGCCGAACCGTGGCAGCCGGCCACGGCCGATCCGTCCCCTGACCCGAGCCTGGACGCTGTGCTCAGCGGCGGCTGGGGTGAGGGGAGAGACGAACGCTACTGA
- a CDS encoding E22 family MetX-like putative esterase, whose protein sequence is MRSLAKRLGGLALAAGLFCASPALAFEGLVEKKVFEMPSYTTVGGGTIKNVRIGWESYGKLNDARDNVILVTHFFSGNSHAAGKYKMEDPAPGYWDSIIGPGKPLDTDKYFIVSSDTLVNLSPKDPTVVTTGPASVNPDTGKPYGMSFPVVTIRDFVNVQKALLDSLNVKSLHAVMGGSMGSLQALEWGAAHPEMVKRVVALIGGAEADPFLIGWLNLWAAPIRVDPNWQGGDYYGKAEPKAGLTEALKLVTLHARHWKWADATFGRGWAEEGKDPAASMNNQYAIEAWLDKAAAARAAVSDANHFLYLVKANQTFLVGGGGALDEGLAKIKAPVLLIPSADDLVFPPERAMHPLKERLEKQGVAVTYTDAITTSLGHLDGIANIAKAGDTIASFMAK, encoded by the coding sequence ATGCGTTCTCTGGCGAAACGGCTCGGCGGCCTGGCTCTGGCCGCCGGGCTCTTCTGCGCGTCGCCGGCCCTGGCCTTCGAGGGGCTCGTGGAGAAGAAGGTGTTCGAGATGCCGTCCTACACCACGGTGGGCGGCGGCACGATCAAGAACGTCCGGATCGGCTGGGAAAGCTACGGCAAGCTGAACGACGCCAGGGACAACGTCATCCTCGTCACCCATTTCTTCAGCGGCAACAGCCACGCCGCCGGAAAGTACAAGATGGAGGACCCGGCTCCCGGCTATTGGGATTCCATCATCGGGCCGGGCAAGCCGCTGGACACCGACAAGTACTTCATCGTCAGTTCCGACACGCTGGTGAACCTGTCGCCGAAGGACCCGACCGTCGTCACCACCGGCCCGGCCAGCGTCAACCCCGACACCGGCAAGCCCTACGGCATGAGTTTCCCGGTCGTCACCATCCGCGATTTCGTCAATGTCCAGAAGGCGTTGCTGGACAGTCTTAATGTCAAGTCGCTGCACGCGGTGATGGGCGGGTCGATGGGATCGCTCCAGGCGCTGGAATGGGGCGCAGCCCATCCGGAGATGGTCAAGCGCGTCGTCGCGTTGATCGGCGGGGCCGAGGCCGACCCCTTCCTGATCGGCTGGCTGAACCTGTGGGCGGCGCCCATCCGCGTCGATCCGAACTGGCAGGGCGGCGATTACTACGGCAAGGCGGAGCCGAAGGCCGGGCTGACCGAAGCGCTGAAGCTGGTGACCCTGCACGCCCGCCACTGGAAATGGGCCGACGCCACCTTCGGCCGCGGCTGGGCGGAGGAGGGCAAGGACCCAGCCGCCAGCATGAACAACCAGTACGCCATCGAAGCGTGGCTGGACAAGGCGGCGGCGGCCCGCGCCGCGGTCAGCGACGCCAACCACTTCCTCTATCTGGTGAAGGCCAACCAGACCTTCCTGGTGGGCGGCGGCGGGGCGCTGGACGAGGGGCTGGCGAAGATCAAGGCGCCGGTGCTGCTGATCCCCTCCGCCGACGACCTCGTCTTCCCGCCGGAGCGCGCCATGCATCCGTTGAAGGAGCGTCTGGAGAAGCAGGGCGTCGCGGTCACCTACACCGATGCGATCACCACCAGCCTCGGCCACCTCGACGGCATCGCCAACATCGCCAAGGCCGGAGACACCATAGCCTCCTTCATGGCGAAGTGA
- a CDS encoding XRE family transcriptional regulator — protein sequence MDDTRRAILRWMTGVMEAQGWSAGAWARLAEVTPTNITRFLRDPARGSVPSAETLGRLARVAGSEPRFLDDTAYQAVARVPLLSVEQVRDFLELGRRAGEAFIAAALTGGARGIAVDRPASRRAFALTIASSSLNAAGVLPDDCVVLEPLDVLAPQTGDVVVTVGDGTVCGYRFFPPHLLPVSTDPGCRPTPIERANVAGVAVHITRCLRA from the coding sequence ATGGACGACACGCGGCGGGCGATCCTGCGTTGGATGACCGGCGTGATGGAGGCCCAGGGCTGGAGCGCCGGGGCCTGGGCGCGGCTGGCCGAGGTCACCCCGACCAACATCACGCGCTTCCTGCGCGACCCGGCGCGGGGCAGCGTTCCCAGCGCGGAGACCCTGGGGCGGTTGGCCCGCGTCGCCGGATCGGAGCCTCGCTTCCTCGACGACACCGCCTACCAGGCCGTGGCGCGGGTGCCGCTGCTGTCGGTTGAGCAGGTGCGCGACTTCCTGGAGTTGGGGCGGAGGGCTGGGGAGGCCTTCATCGCCGCAGCGTTGACCGGCGGGGCGCGGGGCATCGCCGTGGACCGCCCGGCGTCGCGCCGCGCCTTCGCGCTGACCATCGCCTCCTCCAGCCTTAACGCCGCCGGCGTCCTGCCGGACGACTGCGTGGTGCTGGAGCCGCTGGACGTGCTGGCCCCGCAAACCGGCGACGTGGTGGTTACGGTGGGCGACGGGACGGTGTGCGGCTACCGTTTTTTCCCGCCGCATCTGCTGCCGGTCAGCACCGATCCCGGCTGCCGCCCGACTCCCATCGAGCGCGCCAACGTCGCGGGTGTCGCCGTTCACATCACGCGCTGCCTGCGCGCCTGA
- a CDS encoding response regulator: protein MDRTRTILVVDDNALMRKLLVRCLEEGGHRVTETDDPRGVLDLMRALKPDLVIMDVVMPGLSGVELVRMIRADRALARTLVVAVTNLSTPTDMLRFSRAGFDGHVPKPIQPRDFLATITSYLEGKGERI from the coding sequence TTGGACAGGACGCGGACCATCCTCGTCGTCGACGACAACGCGCTGATGCGCAAGCTTCTGGTTCGCTGCCTGGAGGAGGGCGGCCACCGCGTCACCGAGACGGATGACCCGCGGGGCGTGCTGGACCTGATGCGCGCTCTGAAGCCCGATCTGGTGATCATGGACGTGGTGATGCCCGGCCTGTCCGGCGTCGAGCTGGTCCGGATGATCCGCGCCGACCGGGCGTTGGCGCGCACGCTGGTCGTCGCGGTCACCAACCTGTCGACGCCCACCGACATGCTGCGCTTCTCCCGCGCCGGCTTCGATGGCCATGTGCCCAAGCCGATCCAGCCGAGGGACTTCCTGGCGACGATCACCAGCTATCTGGAGGGCAAAGGCGAACGGATATAA
- a CDS encoding heavy metal-binding domain-containing protein: MIVTSTDTVEGRPVTQYLGMVAGEAILGVNMFRDLFSGIRDIVGGRAGGYQNALRDAREAAFADLQDAARALGADAIVGVDIDYEVLGKENGMLMVSINGTAVRLG, translated from the coding sequence ATGATCGTCACCAGCACCGACACCGTCGAAGGCCGTCCCGTCACCCAGTATCTCGGCATGGTCGCGGGTGAGGCGATCCTGGGCGTGAACATGTTCCGCGACCTGTTCTCCGGCATCCGCGACATCGTTGGCGGCCGGGCCGGCGGTTACCAGAACGCGCTGCGCGATGCCCGCGAGGCGGCCTTCGCCGACCTCCAGGACGCCGCGCGGGCGCTGGGCGCCGACGCCATCGTCGGGGTGGACATCGATTACGAGGTTCTGGGCAAGGAGAACGGCATGCTGATGGTTTCGATCAACGGAACCGCCGTCCGGCTGGGCTGA
- a CDS encoding TRAP transporter substrate-binding protein → MKRRAFLKSAGAGAAAAGAGLAVAGVAAPAIAQSQPEIQWRLASSFPKSTDILFGASELIARRVAESTDGKFQIRAFPGGELVPGLQVLDAVQNGSVQCGHTCGYYYVGKDPTFAFDTAIPFGPNARQTTAWFQAGGLELMRAFMKNHNVIQFPAGNTGAQMGGWYRKEIKTAADFQGLKIRIAGITGQIMSKMGATPTQIAGADVYPALEKGTIDATEFVGPYDDERLGFHQVAKYYYYPGWWEGGPNVSLYVNLQEWEKLPKSYQSILTAACAEANTYMIARYDSENAKALKRLVAKGTLLRAYPRDLMEQAHKIAFEYYDELAKTNPNFKTIYESWKPFLDETQLWFRVAELPYDSFVASAGTKK, encoded by the coding sequence GTGAAAAGACGTGCGTTTCTGAAGTCGGCGGGTGCGGGCGCCGCGGCCGCGGGTGCGGGGCTGGCGGTTGCCGGCGTGGCCGCGCCGGCCATTGCGCAGTCGCAGCCGGAAATCCAGTGGCGCCTGGCGTCGAGCTTCCCGAAGAGCACCGACATCCTGTTCGGCGCCTCGGAGCTGATCGCCCGCCGCGTCGCCGAGAGCACGGACGGCAAGTTCCAGATCCGCGCGTTCCCGGGTGGTGAGCTGGTGCCCGGCCTCCAGGTGCTCGACGCCGTGCAGAACGGCTCGGTCCAGTGCGGCCACACCTGCGGCTACTATTATGTCGGCAAGGACCCGACCTTCGCCTTCGACACGGCCATTCCGTTCGGCCCGAACGCCCGTCAGACCACCGCCTGGTTCCAGGCCGGCGGCCTGGAGCTGATGCGCGCCTTCATGAAGAACCACAACGTCATCCAGTTCCCGGCGGGCAACACCGGCGCTCAGATGGGCGGCTGGTACCGCAAGGAAATCAAGACCGCCGCGGACTTCCAGGGCCTGAAGATCCGCATCGCCGGCATCACCGGCCAGATCATGTCGAAGATGGGCGCCACTCCGACCCAGATCGCCGGCGCGGACGTCTATCCGGCGCTGGAGAAGGGCACCATCGACGCGACCGAGTTCGTCGGCCCCTACGACGACGAGCGGCTGGGCTTCCATCAGGTCGCCAAGTACTACTACTATCCGGGCTGGTGGGAAGGCGGGCCGAACGTCTCGCTCTACGTCAACCTGCAGGAGTGGGAAAAGCTCCCCAAGTCCTACCAGTCGATCCTGACGGCCGCCTGCGCCGAGGCGAACACCTACATGATCGCCCGCTACGATTCGGAGAACGCCAAGGCTCTGAAGCGTCTGGTCGCCAAGGGCACCCTGCTGCGCGCCTACCCGCGCGACCTGATGGAGCAGGCGCACAAGATCGCCTTCGAGTATTACGACGAGTTGGCGAAGACCAACCCGAACTTCAAGACGATCTACGAGAGCTGGAAGCCGTTCCTCGACGAGACCCAGCTCTGGTTCCGCGTCGCCGAGCTGCCCTACGACAGCTTCGTCGCGTCGGCCGGCACCAAGAAGTAA
- a CDS encoding response regulator, whose translation MTIVLLEDDSLVRVAMSAFFRTEGIVVVAGATGAAMADLITLERLRPTLIVADFRLGSRTAMDEVPDILAVLPAAVPVIVTTGDTSAETRKLVEARGWSLLIKPYKPQHLLSVIKESRLSADRTC comes from the coding sequence ATGACGATTGTTCTCTTGGAGGATGACTCCCTGGTGCGCGTGGCCATGTCGGCCTTCTTTCGGACCGAGGGCATCGTGGTCGTGGCGGGGGCGACCGGTGCCGCCATGGCGGATCTGATCACCCTGGAGCGCCTCCGGCCGACGCTCATCGTTGCGGACTTTCGCCTGGGTTCGAGAACGGCGATGGATGAGGTCCCGGACATCCTGGCGGTTTTGCCCGCTGCGGTGCCGGTGATCGTGACGACGGGCGACACCTCCGCGGAAACGCGCAAGCTGGTCGAAGCCCGCGGCTGGAGCCTGCTCATCAAGCCCTACAAGCCGCAGCATCTCCTTTCCGTCATCAAGGAATCACGCCTGTCGGCCGACCGGACCTGCTGA
- a CDS encoding Crp/Fnr family transcriptional regulator: MAQAVQSTIRNRLLATLSPEDFELLSPHLEAVELPFKQVLIVPYEPIRHVHFPDTGLSSFVALFEGGGSLEVGMIGRDGLIGMPILLGADTVAQECLMQIPGNGWRMEAEALRQAAARSPSLQTVLLRCVMAFLAQVSQTAACNGAHRLDERLARWLLMSHDRCEGDRLPLTQEFLSTMLGVRRAGVTVAAGALQRAGIINYISGDITVLNRSALEIASCECYGIVREQTKGLLA, from the coding sequence GTGGCACAGGCGGTGCAATCCACCATCCGCAATCGGTTGCTCGCAACGCTGAGCCCGGAGGATTTCGAGCTGTTGAGCCCGCATTTGGAAGCTGTCGAGCTTCCGTTCAAGCAAGTGCTCATCGTCCCGTACGAGCCGATCCGACACGTCCATTTTCCGGACACCGGCCTCAGTTCCTTCGTCGCCCTGTTCGAGGGGGGCGGCTCCCTGGAGGTGGGGATGATCGGGCGCGACGGTTTGATTGGCATGCCGATCCTTCTGGGTGCGGATACCGTGGCCCAGGAATGCCTGATGCAGATCCCCGGCAACGGCTGGCGGATGGAGGCGGAGGCCCTGCGTCAGGCGGCGGCTCGAAGCCCATCGCTCCAGACCGTGCTTCTGCGCTGCGTGATGGCGTTTCTGGCCCAGGTGTCTCAGACTGCGGCGTGCAACGGAGCCCACCGTCTCGACGAACGACTTGCCCGCTGGTTGCTGATGTCGCACGACCGCTGCGAGGGCGACCGGCTGCCGCTCACCCAGGAGTTCCTATCCACCATGCTGGGCGTTCGCCGCGCCGGTGTGACGGTGGCGGCGGGCGCGCTCCAGCGGGCCGGCATCATCAACTACATCAGCGGCGACATCACCGTCCTGAACCGGTCCGCCTTGGAGATCGCCTCCTGCGAATGCTACGGCATCGTGAGGGAACAGACCAAAGGCCTCCTCGCCTGA